Proteins encoded together in one Pseudomonas arsenicoxydans window:
- the pgm gene encoding phosphoglucomutase (alpha-D-glucose-1,6-bisphosphate-dependent) — protein MTISPFAGKPAPAELLVDIPRLVTAYYTGQPDAAISTQRVAFGTSGHRGSSFDLSFNEWHVLAISQAICLYREAQGIDGPLFVGIDTHALSTPAGASALEVLAANGVTVMIAEGDEYTPTPAISHAILCYNRGRTSGLADGIVITPSHNPPQSGGYKYNPTNGGPADTHITKWIEAKANELLSNKLAGVKRISYEQALKASTTHRHDYLNTYVADLINVIDFDAIRDAKLRLGVDPLGGAGVRYWSAIAEHYRLDLDVVNKQVDPTFRFMTVDWDGQIRMDPSSSHAMQGLIGLKERYDVAFACDPDHDRHGIVTPSGGLLAPNSYLAVSIDYLFQNRPQWRADAAVGKTVVSSGLIDRVAKRLGRRLYEVPVGFKWFADGLFDGSLGFGGEESAGASFLRKDGGVWSTDKDGLIPALLAAEMTARTGRDPSQAYRALTDELGEPFSVRVDAKANPEQKALLSKLSPDQVTSTQLAGEAIQSILSHAPGNDQAIGGLKVMTENGWFAARPSGTEDIYKIYAESFVSDDHLKQLVAEAQTLVDGAISAK, from the coding sequence ATGACAATCAGTCCTTTTGCGGGCAAACCGGCGCCGGCAGAATTGTTGGTCGACATCCCGCGACTGGTCACGGCCTATTACACCGGCCAGCCTGATGCCGCCATCTCTACCCAGCGCGTTGCCTTTGGCACGTCCGGCCACCGCGGCAGCTCGTTCGACCTGAGTTTCAACGAATGGCACGTTCTGGCGATCAGCCAGGCGATCTGCCTGTACCGTGAAGCCCAAGGCATTGATGGCCCGTTGTTCGTCGGCATCGATACTCATGCATTGTCCACGCCGGCCGGTGCCAGCGCCCTGGAAGTGCTGGCGGCGAACGGCGTTACCGTGATGATCGCCGAAGGCGATGAGTACACGCCGACCCCGGCGATTTCCCACGCCATTCTTTGCTACAACCGTGGCCGTACTTCCGGCCTGGCGGACGGCATCGTCATCACGCCGTCCCACAACCCGCCGCAAAGCGGTGGCTACAAATACAACCCTACCAACGGCGGACCGGCCGATACCCACATCACCAAGTGGATCGAAGCCAAGGCCAACGAACTGCTGAGCAACAAGTTGGCCGGCGTCAAACGCATCAGCTACGAGCAGGCGCTCAAAGCCAGCACCACGCACCGCCACGACTACCTCAACACCTACGTCGCCGACCTGATCAACGTGATCGATTTCGATGCCATCCGTGACGCCAAGCTGCGTCTGGGCGTGGATCCGCTGGGTGGAGCAGGGGTGCGCTACTGGTCGGCGATTGCCGAGCATTACCGTCTGGACCTGGACGTGGTCAACAAACAGGTCGATCCGACATTCCGTTTCATGACAGTCGACTGGGACGGACAGATCCGCATGGACCCTTCCTCCAGTCACGCCATGCAAGGCCTGATCGGTCTCAAAGAGCGCTATGACGTAGCGTTTGCCTGCGATCCGGATCACGACCGCCATGGCATCGTGACGCCATCCGGTGGTTTGCTTGCGCCGAACAGTTACTTGGCGGTGTCCATCGATTACCTGTTCCAGAACCGTCCGCAATGGCGCGCCGACGCTGCCGTGGGTAAAACCGTGGTCAGCAGTGGCTTGATCGATCGTGTGGCCAAGCGTCTGGGACGGCGCCTGTACGAAGTGCCGGTCGGCTTCAAATGGTTTGCCGACGGTCTGTTTGACGGTTCTCTGGGCTTTGGCGGCGAAGAAAGTGCCGGCGCATCGTTCCTGCGCAAGGACGGCGGCGTCTGGAGCACCGACAAGGACGGCTTGATTCCGGCCTTGCTGGCTGCAGAAATGACCGCTCGTACCGGCCGCGACCCAAGCCAGGCCTACCGTGCGTTGACCGATGAACTCGGCGAGCCGTTCTCGGTGCGCGTCGATGCCAAGGCCAACCCTGAGCAGAAAGCCTTGCTGAGCAAGCTGTCGCCTGATCAGGTCACCTCGACTCAATTGGCCGGTGAAGCGATCCAGAGCATCCTCAGTCATGCCCCGGGCAACGACCAGGCCATTGGCGGCTTGAAAGTCATGACCGAGAACGGCTGGTTCGCGGCGCGTCCTTCCGGGACCGAAGACATCTACAAAATCTACGCCGAAAGCTTTGTGAGTGACGACCACCTCAAGCAGTTGGTGGCAGAGGCTCAAACGCTGGTAGACGGCGCGATTTCCGCGAAATAA
- a CDS encoding SDR family NAD(P)-dependent oxidoreductase → MTETLTKSERLKGKVAIVTGAGCVGSGWGNGRAVAVIFALAGAKVFAVDRDLGAMEETLERIREAGGEVTPYACDVTNTQAVAAMVAACKETYGTVDILVNNVGGSAAGGAVALAEEKFDAQIALNLGSVYLTCKHVLPLMEAQGSGSIINTASTSGIRWTGSAQVAYAASKAGVIQLSRVTAVEYAPKGIRVNTVVPGQLHTPMVEVRLAGQRTGGDVSKLLDTRLARIPLGFMGDGRDTAYAALYLASDEARFVTGTEIIVDGGMTARCD, encoded by the coding sequence ATGACTGAAACTCTTACAAAAAGCGAGCGCCTCAAGGGCAAAGTCGCCATCGTCACCGGTGCAGGTTGTGTCGGCAGCGGCTGGGGCAACGGCCGCGCAGTTGCGGTGATATTTGCCTTGGCCGGCGCTAAGGTCTTCGCGGTCGATCGTGATCTGGGGGCCATGGAGGAAACGCTGGAGCGCATCCGCGAGGCCGGCGGTGAAGTCACTCCTTATGCCTGCGACGTCACCAATACCCAGGCCGTCGCCGCCATGGTTGCAGCCTGCAAAGAGACCTATGGCACAGTCGATATTCTGGTGAACAACGTCGGCGGCTCGGCGGCGGGTGGCGCAGTTGCCTTGGCTGAAGAAAAGTTCGATGCGCAGATCGCCCTGAACCTCGGCAGCGTCTATCTGACCTGCAAGCACGTGCTGCCACTGATGGAGGCCCAGGGCAGCGGTTCGATCATCAACACCGCGTCGACGTCCGGTATTCGCTGGACAGGCTCGGCCCAAGTGGCCTACGCCGCCAGTAAAGCCGGGGTGATCCAGTTGTCGCGCGTGACCGCCGTGGAATACGCGCCCAAAGGCATCCGTGTGAACACCGTGGTGCCAGGGCAACTGCATACGCCGATGGTCGAGGTGCGCCTGGCCGGGCAACGCACCGGCGGCGATGTGAGCAAGTTGCTCGACACCCGGCTGGCACGCATTCCGCTCGGGTTCATGGGCGATGGCCGTGACACCGCTTACGCCGCGCTGTACCTGGCCAGCGATGAAGCGCGCTTTGTCACCGGCACCGAAATCATCGTCGATGGCGGCATGACTGCCCGTTGTGACTAA
- a CDS encoding amidohydrolase family protein produces the protein MSTSSSPSGVWDCHTHIYGPWAQFPLPANAAYTPEPAPFSELLAVHRQLGISHGVLVQAAPYGTDHAAILQAIAGSGGRYRGVGIIDDSTTDAQLQALHDGGLRGIRFNLMGHLPGARDPQKLRTLAERVAPFGWHVLVHGELPVLLPFLHAWRDLATPLVIDHMARPDLTGPVDPTLIHALRAELCHANRWIKLSGIDRAMQGLPGPWPQALEQVRTLLECAPQRAIWGSDWPHPNIKGPVPDDAQLLDFIAQVCDSPGLQQAVLIDNPARLYT, from the coding sequence ATGTCGACTTCATCCAGCCCTTCGGGGGTGTGGGATTGCCACACGCACATATATGGCCCCTGGGCCCAATTTCCGCTGCCGGCCAATGCCGCCTACACGCCTGAGCCGGCGCCCTTCTCCGAGTTACTGGCGGTGCATCGACAACTGGGCATCAGTCATGGGGTGCTGGTGCAGGCCGCGCCCTATGGCACGGATCACGCCGCCATCCTGCAGGCGATTGCCGGCAGTGGCGGGCGTTACCGTGGTGTCGGGATCATTGACGACAGCACCACCGACGCTCAATTGCAGGCACTGCATGACGGCGGCCTGCGCGGTATCCGCTTCAACTTGATGGGCCACCTGCCAGGCGCTCGGGATCCGCAAAAACTGCGCACCCTGGCCGAGCGCGTCGCGCCTTTCGGCTGGCATGTGCTGGTGCATGGGGAATTGCCGGTGCTGCTGCCGTTTCTTCACGCCTGGCGAGATCTGGCGACGCCGCTGGTCATCGATCATATGGCCCGCCCCGACCTCACCGGGCCTGTTGACCCGACGCTGATACATGCACTGCGTGCCGAGCTGTGCCATGCAAACCGCTGGATCAAACTGTCCGGCATCGACCGCGCCATGCAAGGCCTGCCCGGCCCGTGGCCGCAGGCGCTGGAGCAGGTGCGTACGCTCCTCGAATGCGCGCCGCAACGCGCTATCTGGGGCTCGGACTGGCCGCATCCGAATATCAAGGGACCGGTCCCGGATGACGCACAGTTGCTCGACTTCATTGCCCAGGTCTGCGACAGCCCCGGCTTGCAGCAGGCGGTCCTGATCGATAACCCAGCGCGACTATACACCTGA
- a CDS encoding cation:dicarboxylate symporter family transporter gives MNQLKKLHVQVLIALVAAVILGFAAPQWAVAMKPLGQAFIALLKMMLAPIVFVTLVHGLTHVQDMRKLGRLGVKSLIYFEVVSTVAMLIGFILVNVVEPGVGLHATSLNESSEAIKATSGAGSVSMINYLLGLIPHTLVDAFAKGDIIQVLIISVLAGIAINRVCGPDSVAVKAIGEAQSILFKMLSFIMKLAPLGAFGAMAAAIGSYGGDTLLYLLKLIAVYYAASLIFVFGILGSISWSIGLPFGSVLRLIRDEILLVFGTASGEVVFPRLIEKLQRSGCDEVVVGFVLPAGYSFNLDGTAIYMAIAIGFIAQATDTPFSLVQQLGLLAILSITSKGGTTVAGGAFIKLAATLQSVQTLPLSGLGLLFGIDRIMATATALTNIVGNTVAVFAIARWEGAFNPEDFERETGRKPSRSLLRPPVENQSDEDPIEPAHKSHVHSPRP, from the coding sequence ATGAATCAGTTGAAGAAGCTCCACGTGCAGGTGCTGATCGCACTTGTTGCTGCCGTCATACTCGGTTTCGCCGCGCCACAATGGGCGGTGGCCATGAAGCCCCTAGGACAAGCGTTCATTGCCCTGCTGAAAATGATGCTGGCACCGATCGTCTTCGTGACCCTCGTGCATGGCCTCACCCACGTTCAAGACATGCGCAAACTCGGCCGACTCGGCGTCAAGTCGCTGATCTATTTTGAAGTGGTCAGCACCGTCGCCATGTTGATCGGTTTCATTCTGGTCAACGTAGTGGAGCCCGGCGTGGGCCTGCATGCCACCAGCCTTAACGAATCCAGCGAAGCGATCAAGGCGACCTCCGGCGCCGGCAGTGTGTCAATGATTAACTACCTGCTGGGGCTGATCCCGCACACGCTGGTCGATGCATTCGCCAAGGGCGACATCATCCAGGTACTGATTATTTCGGTACTGGCCGGCATCGCCATCAACCGCGTGTGCGGCCCGGATTCGGTCGCCGTGAAAGCCATTGGCGAAGCCCAGAGCATCCTGTTCAAAATGCTCAGCTTCATCATGAAACTGGCGCCGCTGGGCGCGTTCGGCGCCATGGCCGCGGCCATCGGCAGCTACGGTGGCGATACCCTCCTCTACCTTCTGAAGTTGATCGCGGTTTACTACGCGGCGTCCCTGATCTTCGTGTTTGGCATTCTGGGGTCGATCAGTTGGTCCATCGGCTTGCCGTTTGGCAGTGTGCTGCGCCTGATTCGCGATGAAATCCTGCTGGTGTTCGGCACCGCGTCCGGTGAAGTAGTGTTTCCACGCCTGATCGAAAAACTGCAGCGCAGCGGTTGCGATGAAGTGGTGGTCGGTTTTGTCCTGCCCGCCGGCTATAGCTTCAACCTCGACGGCACCGCGATCTACATGGCCATTGCCATCGGCTTCATCGCACAAGCCACCGACACGCCGTTTTCGCTGGTGCAACAACTGGGCTTGCTGGCCATCCTGAGTATCACCTCCAAAGGCGGCACCACGGTTGCGGGCGGGGCCTTCATCAAGCTGGCTGCGACGTTGCAATCGGTACAAACCCTGCCCCTGAGTGGCCTGGGCTTGCTGTTCGGCATTGACCGCATCATGGCCACCGCCACTGCCCTGACCAATATCGTTGGCAACACCGTCGCGGTGTTTGCCATCGCACGCTGGGAAGGCGCCTTCAATCCTGAAGATTTCGAGCGCGAAACCGGCCGTAAACCGAGCCGCAGCCTGCTGCGCCCACCGGTGGAAAACCAGTCGGACGAGGACCCCATCGAGCCCGCGCACAAATCCCACGTTCATTCACCGCGTCCCTGA
- a CDS encoding carboxymuconolactone decarboxylase family protein, translating into MNRLPPIDPNHLSDAQRPVYDRIANGPRKGVRGPLAIWLHRPELAECAQALGRYCRYDTCLAPRLSELAILMMGRHWLAEYEWAAHKPFALEAGLAPHIIDAVRDDLPPEFENADEALVYRFIRELHAQRAISDDLYAEFTELLGTDAAVDLVGIAGYYSLISMTIKVFEVPPPVGAIAELPTTFN; encoded by the coding sequence ATGAATCGTCTGCCCCCTATCGACCCGAACCACCTCAGCGATGCGCAGCGCCCGGTTTACGATCGCATCGCCAACGGCCCGCGCAAAGGTGTACGAGGCCCCCTGGCCATCTGGCTGCATCGGCCGGAATTGGCCGAATGCGCCCAAGCGCTGGGCCGGTACTGCCGCTATGACACCTGCCTGGCCCCGCGCCTGTCGGAGCTCGCCATCCTGATGATGGGGCGCCACTGGCTCGCCGAGTACGAATGGGCCGCTCACAAGCCGTTCGCACTGGAGGCGGGTTTGGCGCCGCACATCATCGATGCCGTCCGGGATGACCTGCCGCCTGAGTTCGAGAACGCCGATGAAGCACTGGTTTACCGCTTCATTCGCGAGCTGCATGCCCAGCGTGCAATCAGCGACGACCTGTACGCCGAATTCACCGAGCTGTTGGGCACCGATGCGGCGGTCGACCTGGTCGGCATCGCGGGTTACTACAGCCTGATTTCCATGACCATCAAGGTGTTCGAAGTGCCGCCGCCCGTGGGCGCCATTGCCGAACTGCCGACTACATTTAACTGA
- a CDS encoding zinc-dependent alcohol dehydrogenase family protein, translating into MSRTIRFHKFGPAEVLKCEEHAAALPAPGEVQVRVEAIGISWYDILWRQNLASSHARLPSGLGHEMAGIVTAVGDGVDDLAVGDKVASFPAESPNDYPVYGEQIVLPRSALTRYPDVLSPIQASVHYTPLLIAYFAYADLARVKPGQFALVTDASHCAGPSFVQLGKALGVRVIAATKTAEEREYLLSLGAEKVIVTEEEDLLMRINKITDNRGVDVVFDGLGGPQMSLLGDVLAPRGSLVLYGLQGGNQTPFPACAAFQKNIQFFVHCIGNFTGKPELGIIQDQVALQRALRDINQMTADGVLLPLKTRVFPFSEFVEAHRYMDECPCRERVALQVEPA; encoded by the coding sequence ATGTCCCGCACGATCCGTTTTCACAAGTTTGGTCCAGCCGAGGTGCTCAAATGCGAAGAGCATGCGGCCGCTCTCCCTGCTCCGGGCGAAGTGCAGGTGCGCGTCGAGGCGATTGGCATCAGCTGGTACGACATTCTCTGGCGCCAGAACCTGGCCTCATCCCATGCTCGTCTGCCTTCGGGCCTTGGCCATGAAATGGCAGGTATCGTCACGGCGGTCGGCGATGGCGTCGATGACCTGGCAGTTGGTGACAAAGTCGCCAGCTTCCCGGCTGAAAGCCCCAACGACTATCCGGTCTACGGCGAGCAGATCGTTCTGCCACGCTCGGCACTGACCCGTTACCCCGACGTGCTCAGCCCGATCCAGGCCAGCGTGCATTACACGCCGCTGTTGATTGCCTACTTCGCCTATGCCGATCTGGCTCGGGTAAAACCAGGGCAGTTCGCCTTGGTGACCGATGCCAGTCACTGCGCCGGTCCATCCTTCGTACAGTTGGGTAAAGCGTTGGGTGTGCGAGTGATTGCCGCTACCAAAACGGCTGAGGAACGTGAATACCTGCTGTCGCTGGGTGCCGAGAAAGTCATCGTCACCGAAGAAGAAGATCTGCTCATGCGGATCAACAAGATCACTGACAACCGCGGTGTGGATGTCGTGTTCGATGGCCTTGGCGGTCCGCAGATGTCGCTGCTTGGCGATGTGCTCGCACCGCGTGGCAGCCTGGTGTTGTACGGCCTGCAAGGCGGTAATCAGACGCCATTCCCGGCCTGCGCGGCGTTCCAGAAGAACATTCAGTTCTTCGTGCACTGCATCGGCAACTTCACCGGCAAGCCGGAACTGGGCATCATCCAGGACCAGGTCGCCCTGCAACGTGCCCTTCGCGACATCAATCAGATGACCGCTGACGGCGTGCTGCTGCCACTCAAGACTCGGGTCTTCCCATTTTCCGAGTTTGTCGAGGCACACCGCTACATGGACGAGTGTCCATGCCGCGAACGGGTCGCCCTCCAGGTCGAACCTGCGTAA
- a CDS encoding LysR family transcriptional regulator yields the protein MNRNDLRRVDLNLLIVFETLMHERSVTRAAEKLFLGQPAISAALSRLRGLFDDPLFVRTGRSMEPSARAVEIFALLSPALDSISTAVSRAAEFDPATSTAVFRIGLSDDVEFALLPMLLKRLRAESPGIVLVVRRANYILMPSLLASGEISIGVSYTADLPANAKRKVLRRSLPKLLRADTVPGPLSLDDFCARPHALVSFAGDLSGFIDEELEKLGRKRHVVLAVPQFNGLSTLISGTDIVATVPDYTAEALTAAGGVRAEDPPLPVRSFELHMAWRGSQDNDPGERWLRSRIQMFFGDPESL from the coding sequence ATGAATCGTAATGACCTGCGTCGTGTCGACCTGAACCTGTTGATCGTTTTTGAAACATTAATGCATGAACGCAGTGTGACCCGTGCTGCGGAGAAATTGTTCCTCGGTCAGCCAGCCATCAGCGCGGCGCTCTCGCGTCTGCGTGGGCTGTTCGATGATCCATTGTTTGTGCGCACCGGCCGCAGCATGGAGCCTTCCGCCCGTGCTGTGGAAATCTTCGCCCTGCTCTCCCCGGCCCTGGATTCGATTTCCACCGCCGTCAGCCGTGCGGCGGAGTTTGATCCTGCGACCAGCACCGCGGTTTTCCGCATCGGGCTGTCGGACGATGTCGAGTTCGCCCTGCTGCCGATGCTGCTCAAGCGCCTGCGCGCCGAATCTCCGGGGATCGTACTGGTGGTGCGTCGGGCCAACTACATCCTGATGCCGAGCCTGCTCGCCTCGGGGGAAATTTCCATCGGCGTCAGTTACACCGCCGACCTGCCGGCCAATGCCAAGCGCAAAGTGTTGCGTCGCAGCCTGCCCAAGCTGTTGCGGGCGGACACGGTGCCAGGGCCATTGAGCCTGGACGATTTCTGCGCCCGACCGCATGCACTGGTGTCATTCGCCGGCGACCTGAGCGGTTTTATCGATGAAGAACTGGAAAAGCTCGGGCGCAAACGTCATGTGGTGCTCGCGGTCCCGCAGTTCAACGGACTCAGCACACTCATCAGCGGAACCGACATCGTCGCGACCGTGCCGGACTACACCGCTGAAGCGTTGACGGCCGCCGGTGGTGTGCGGGCGGAAGACCCACCGCTGCCGGTGCGCAGCTTTGAGTTGCACATGGCCTGGCGCGGGTCGCAGGACAATGACCCGGGTGAGCGTTGGTTGCGGTCGCGGATTCAGATGTTTTTCGGGGATCCTGAGAGTCTCTAG
- a CDS encoding aminotransferase-like domain-containing protein — MKGPRETDFAYQAVYRYLTNLISEPVSDARVRLPSLRQLADRLGVSISTIQYAYSLLEKEGRVYSVAKSGYYALPVSSVRPLSSGNDLLETLYVNARRPGMLVLSADEPALLQPLDSPLLLLERELLRQYPRQPQPVSQPCGELELRAALAARYTSSPARCWHADDVYIGADLRGVLEILITVLCLKEAIVVVESPCDWAILRLLQDADVQVIELPLQANGCLDLERLKQLLETEPVRLVMLSSGLNMPRGSVASHSNRQSTAQLLERHGSWVLENDSHGELEFEPDGQRFRDLLNPDRLIVFSTFEKIIGPEAPYGYLLSRQLHAELQRHFLLRSFRLSPIRQKAIARLYVNGRIDQHLVVLRRMLKDRKVQMTQLLQERLGDALHFVEPQGGATVWVRSLRPVDVRRVFQRLLNHQVVIAPGELFSLQGLHTQHLRLSHTFGGDHDLTAAMGLLGDALRLESID, encoded by the coding sequence ATGAAGGGGCCGCGAGAAACCGACTTCGCTTACCAGGCGGTGTACCGCTACCTGACGAACCTGATCAGCGAGCCGGTCAGCGACGCGCGTGTCCGTCTTCCTTCGCTGCGGCAATTGGCGGACCGTCTTGGCGTATCGATCTCGACTATTCAGTACGCCTACTCGCTGCTGGAAAAGGAAGGGCGCGTGTACTCGGTCGCCAAATCCGGTTACTACGCATTGCCGGTGTCGTCCGTCCGCCCGCTCAGCAGTGGCAATGACCTGCTCGAAACGCTCTATGTAAACGCCAGGCGTCCGGGAATGCTGGTCTTGAGCGCCGATGAGCCGGCATTGCTGCAACCTCTGGACAGCCCGCTGTTGCTGCTTGAGCGAGAACTGTTGCGCCAGTATCCACGTCAGCCGCAACCGGTGTCACAACCCTGCGGTGAACTGGAACTGCGCGCCGCCCTTGCGGCACGCTACACCTCATCGCCGGCGCGCTGCTGGCACGCCGACGATGTCTATATCGGCGCTGATTTACGCGGCGTACTGGAAATTCTGATCACCGTGCTTTGCCTGAAAGAGGCCATTGTCGTGGTGGAGTCACCCTGTGACTGGGCGATTCTGCGCTTGCTTCAGGACGCTGACGTTCAAGTCATCGAGCTGCCGTTGCAAGCCAATGGCTGCCTGGACCTGGAGCGGCTCAAGCAACTGCTGGAGACCGAACCGGTTCGGTTGGTCATGCTTTCGTCTGGCCTCAACATGCCGCGTGGCAGCGTGGCCTCCCACAGCAACAGGCAGTCAACCGCCCAGTTGCTGGAGCGTCATGGCAGTTGGGTGTTGGAGAACGATAGCCATGGCGAACTCGAATTCGAGCCCGACGGCCAGCGGTTTCGAGATTTACTGAACCCTGATCGACTCATCGTGTTTTCCACGTTCGAAAAAATCATCGGGCCTGAGGCGCCTTATGGCTATTTGCTCTCGCGCCAACTGCATGCCGAACTGCAGCGGCATTTTTTGCTGCGCTCGTTTCGCCTGTCGCCGATCCGCCAGAAAGCCATCGCACGGCTGTATGTCAATGGACGCATCGATCAGCACTTGGTGGTCCTGCGCAGGATGCTCAAGGACCGCAAGGTGCAGATGACCCAGCTGCTGCAAGAGCGTCTGGGTGATGCATTGCATTTCGTCGAGCCCCAGGGCGGGGCGACAGTGTGGGTGCGGTCATTGCGCCCGGTCGATGTCCGCCGGGTGTTCCAGCGCCTGCTCAACCATCAGGTGGTGATCGCGCCGGGAGAACTGTTCAGTCTTCAGGGCCTGCACACTCAACACTTGCGACTGAGTCATACCTTTGGTGGCGACCATGACCTGACGGCCGCAATGGGCCTGCTGGGGGACGCCTTGCGTCTGGAATCGATCGATTGA
- a CDS encoding LysR family transcriptional regulator — translation MDIRELRSFVKVAQCGGFSRAAKELFIAQPALSRQIAKLEEQLQVALFIRHGRGVELTAAGARLLERADVMLRYMEETADHVRNSVFEERGHLAIGLPPAIGTIVGPQLIRRFHERWPKASLHALEGLSTSLQEWLLDGRIQVAVVYNQPLLEAFDVRPIFSERMVLVGPPGEASKSVRIMGLADFPLILPGLPHSNRRLIEQVAAQNGFQLNVVFDVDSVSLTKRMVAEGMGYSILAHAAVQEDIATGILVGHAIERPGIRSTVSLTTLKDRRNSRLALSWEKILLETLEELVTIGAWKEATLWLGRE, via the coding sequence ATGGACATTCGAGAACTCCGCTCCTTTGTGAAGGTGGCTCAGTGCGGCGGCTTCAGCCGTGCGGCGAAAGAACTCTTCATCGCTCAGCCGGCGTTGAGTCGGCAGATCGCCAAGCTTGAAGAGCAACTTCAAGTGGCGTTGTTCATTCGTCATGGCAGGGGCGTGGAGCTGACGGCAGCGGGGGCGCGGTTGCTGGAGCGCGCAGACGTGATGCTGCGCTACATGGAAGAAACCGCTGACCATGTGCGCAACAGTGTGTTCGAGGAACGCGGGCACTTGGCAATTGGCTTGCCGCCTGCGATCGGTACCATCGTCGGGCCGCAGTTGATCCGGCGTTTTCACGAGCGATGGCCGAAGGCCTCGTTGCATGCATTGGAAGGCTTGAGCACGTCGCTGCAGGAGTGGTTACTGGATGGTCGGATCCAGGTCGCTGTGGTCTACAACCAGCCTTTGCTCGAGGCCTTTGATGTCAGGCCGATTTTCAGTGAACGCATGGTGCTGGTCGGGCCGCCTGGGGAGGCATCGAAATCAGTGCGCATAATGGGGCTGGCGGATTTTCCGCTGATCCTTCCGGGTTTGCCTCACAGCAATCGGCGCCTGATTGAACAGGTAGCAGCGCAAAATGGCTTTCAGTTGAATGTCGTATTCGATGTCGATAGCGTCAGCCTGACCAAGCGTATGGTGGCTGAAGGCATGGGCTATTCGATCCTGGCGCATGCCGCTGTCCAGGAGGACATCGCCACGGGGATCCTGGTGGGACACGCGATTGAGCGGCCGGGCATTCGCTCCACGGTTTCGTTGACCACGCTCAAAGATCGCCGAAACAGCCGACTGGCATTGAGTTGGGAAAAGATTCTGCTGGAGACCTTGGAAGAGCTTGTGACGATTGGGGCGTGGAAGGAGGCCACTCTTTGGCTTGGGCGAGAGTAA
- a CDS encoding pirin family protein, with protein sequence MLELRPFNSLGGAHHGWLDAHHHFSFAEYHDPKRMNWGNLRVWNDDVIAAGTGFPKHPHRDMEIITYVREGAITHEDNLGNKGRTEAGDVQVMSAGTGIAHSEYNLESSETKIFQIWIIPNESGLAPSWGARPFPKGQREGFVTLASGKAGDDQSLRIRADARLVAANLKAGETAEYHLDGGRRAYLVPATGVIEVNGLRAQARDGVAVADEQVLRVTAIEDSEIVLVDLA encoded by the coding sequence ATGCTTGAACTCAGACCTTTCAACTCCCTGGGCGGCGCCCATCATGGCTGGTTGGATGCGCATCACCACTTTTCGTTCGCCGAGTACCACGATCCCAAACGCATGAACTGGGGCAACCTGCGCGTCTGGAACGACGATGTGATTGCCGCTGGCACCGGGTTTCCGAAACACCCGCACCGGGACATGGAAATCATCACTTATGTTCGTGAAGGGGCCATTACCCACGAAGATAACCTTGGCAACAAGGGGCGTACCGAAGCAGGTGACGTTCAGGTCATGAGTGCGGGCACCGGCATCGCCCACAGCGAATACAACCTGGAGTCGAGCGAAACCAAGATCTTCCAGATCTGGATCATCCCCAATGAGTCCGGTCTGGCACCGTCCTGGGGCGCAAGGCCTTTCCCCAAAGGCCAGCGCGAAGGGTTCGTGACGCTCGCCAGTGGCAAGGCCGGTGATGATCAAAGTCTGCGGATTCGTGCTGACGCGCGGTTGGTGGCAGCGAACCTGAAAGCTGGTGAGACAGCCGAATATCACTTGGATGGAGGCCGCCGTGCTTACCTGGTTCCCGCCACTGGCGTCATTGAAGTCAATGGCTTGCGTGCACAAGCTCGAGACGGTGTCGCAGTGGCCGACGAGCAGGTGTTGCGCGTCACGGCGATCGAGGACAGTGAAATCGTGTTGGTGGACCTGGCTTGA